GCACCACGACCAGATCCACCCCGGCCTCGCCGAGCGCGGCGACCGGACCGCCCTCCTGCCACATGTCCTCGCAGATCACCAGGCCGATGTCCAGGCCGTGCAGGCGCACCACGTCCAGCGAGTTCCCCGGCTCGAAGTTGCGGCGCTCGTCGAACACCCCGTAGTTCGGCAGGTGGTGCTTGAACTGCCGGACCACCACCTCGCCGCGGAACAGCCCGACCACCGCGTTGCGCGGGCCCACCTCGTCCTGGTCCAGGTAGCCGACGTAGGTGAGCACCTCCCCGCAGCCCGCCTGCTCCAGCAGCCCGGCCAGTTCATCCGCCTTGGCCCTGGAGGCCTTGGCGAAGGAGGAACGCAGCGCCAGGTCCTCCACCGGGTAGCCGACCAGGGCCATCTCGGAGAACACGATGACGTGCGCGCCCTCGTGTGCGGCCCTGCGAGTCCATTCGACGATCAGCTCGGCGTTGCCGTGCAGGTCACCCACCGTGGGATTGATCTGACCCAGCGCGATACGCAGTTGCGGCATGCGGCCATTCTTCCGCACCCGGAGACCCGCGGCGAAGCGGACCGGCCGGAAAGTGCGCGAGAAACGCGAGACCCCAGCCGTCAGGAACGCTTCTTGCGCAGCATGCTGCGCACCTTCTTCAGCGCCTGCTCCGCATCGGAGTCGAACGGGTTGTCGTGCACCAGGTAGGTCCAGGTGGAGGTGGGCCTGCGCACCCCGGAGGCCGCGAGGTCCACCCCGTCCTCGGTGATCTCCGCTTCGGCCAGGGTCTGTACCGAGCGTTCCTCGGCCTCCGGCAGCAGCTTGCGGAACTGCGGGACGGCGGCCCGGTGGAACTCGTCGATCGGGGTCTCCCGCGCCAGCGCCCGCAGGTGGATGCTCTCCCGCACATCGGTGAGGAAGGCGAGATGGTCGGCCCACAGCTGGTCCAGGTGGTACAGCATGATCTCCCGGCAGGCCTGGACCAGGGTGTCCGCCGCCAGCTGCTCGGCCAGCTCCGCGTATCGCTCCGGCGCGGCCTTCTCCATGGTCTCCGTGGCCAGCGGGGTGCGCAGCAGCTTGTCCCGGTAGGCCAGCAGCTCGCCGCGCTGCCGCTCGATCAGCCGGGTGTAGCGCCAGGTGTTGCGGTGGATCTCCAGGTCAACGCCCTCGGCGACGCGCTGCGCGTGCTGGATGTGCCGGTAGGCCGTTGCCGCGGTGATCTCCCCGGTCTCCTCATCGGACTCGATGCCGCCCGGCACGTCCGGGGCATAGCCGAGCACCAGGTCGTCGTTGAGGCTGGCGAAGAACACCGAGCTACCGGGGTCACCCTGCCGCCCAGCACGGCCGCGCAGCTGGTCGTCCAGCCTGCTGCTCGGGTAGCGGGCGGTGCCGATCACGTGCAGCCCGCCGAGTTCGGCGACCCGTTCCCGTTCCGCGCTGCCGACGGTCGCGGACGCGCCACCCAGCCGGATATCGGTACCGCGGCCCGCCATCTGGGTGGACACGGTGATCGCCGAGTGCTTGCCTGCCTCGGCGATGATCGCGGCCTCCTCGGCGTCGTTGCGGGCGTTCAGCACCACGCACGGCAGCTCCGCCTTCGCCAGCTTCTCGGCCAGCTCCTCGGACTCGGCCACGTCCTGGGTGCCGACCAGGATCGGCCTGCCGGTCTCGTGCACCTCGCGGATCTCCTCGACGATCGCGCGCAGCTTGTGCGAGGGCGAGGCGAAGATCCGGTCCGCGGCGTCCTCCCTGATGTTCGGCATGTTCGGCGGGATCACCGCCACCTCGAGCCGGTAGAACTCGCGCAGCTGCTCGGCCACCGCCACCGCGGTACCGGTCATGCCCGCGACCTGCGGGTAACGGGCCAGCAGGGCCTGCACGGTGATCGAGTCCAGGATCTCACCGCGTTCCGATGGCGGGATCTGCTCCTTGGCCTCCACCGCGGCCTGCAGCCCGTCCGGCCAGCGCTGTAGCTCGGCCACCCTGCCCCGGGAGGCGTTGATCAGCTGCACCTTGCCGTCCCGGACCAGGTAGTCCACATCGCGGGTGAGCAGGGCATGCGCGTGCAGCGCCGCGTTGATCGAGGCCAGCCGGTCGGAACCGGAACCGGGCTCCTCCCCGTACAGGTCGATCCCGCCGAGGGCCTTCTCCACCACCGAGGAACCCGCCGCGGTCAGCCAGGCGTTACGGCCGTCGGCGTCGGTCTCGTAGTGCAGGCCCAGCCGCAGCCGCCGGACGATGTTGGCGACCTCCTCGTCGGCAACGCCCGCGTCCACCGAGCCCGCCATCACCAGCGGCACCCTGGCCTCGTCGACCAGCACCGAGTCGGCCTCGTCGATGATCGCCACCTCGGGCTCGGGCTGCACCAGGTCCTCCTCGCGGGTGACCAGCCGGTCGCGCAGCACGTCGAAGCCGATCTCGCTGACCGCGCCGTAGCAGATCTCGGCCGCGTACGCGGTGCGCCGCTCCTCCCGGCTCAGCGCGGGTTCCACCCAGCCGACGGACACCCCGAGCAGGTCGTAGACCGGCCGCATCCACTCGGCGTCCCTGCGGGCCAGGTAGTCGTTCACCGAGATGATGTGCACCCGTTTGCCGCGCAGGGCGTATCCCGCGGCGGCCAGCGCCCCGGCCAGGGTCTTGCCCTCACCGGTGGCCATCTGCACGACATGCCCGGTGAGCAGCCCCATGGTGCCGAGCAGCTGCACGTCGAAGGCCCGCTCGTCCAGCGCCCTGCGGGCGGCCTCCCGGCCCAGCGCGCACAGGGTGACCAGCTCGTCCTCGCTGAAGGTGACCCGCTCCGGCGGCTCGGTCGTGCGCAGCTCGCCTGCGGCCGCGGTCAGCTCGGCGTCGGAGAGCTTCTCCAGCTCGGCTTCCCGCTTCTCGACCGCGGGCAGCAGTGCCTCGTACCGGGTCAGTTCCACGCTGGCCGGGCGCTGGATGATCCTGCGCAACCGCTTACCGACCCGGCTCATCAACGCTGCCACCCGTGGCCTCCCGTGTCCCGTCTGGTCTGTTTCCCCAACGCAGTGACGGTGCGTTCGAGTTCCTTTACTCGCGAATGGCACCATCATGTGGTGCCCGCCCGCGAACGCTACCTGCTTCCCGCCTCCTGTCTAGCGGCCATCGGTCTGCTGATCAGCTCGCTGACCGCCTGCTCGGGTGACCAGGGCGAGCCGCAGGGCACGGTCACCGAGACCAATGGCCCGGCCGGTCCGGTGCCCTCCGGCCTGGAGCGGTTCTACGCCCAGCCGCTGACCTGGGAGTCCTGCTCCTCCTACGCCACCTCGGCCAACGCCGAACAGACCTTCGGCGGCACCGGGCTGCGCTGTGCCCGGCTGACCGTGCCGCTGGACTATGCCGACCCGGGTGGCGAGACCGTCACCATCGGCCTGCTCCGGCGCCAGGCGAGTGATCCGGACGAGCGGATCGGTTCCCTGGTGCTCAACCCCGGCGGCCCCGGCGCCTCCGGCATGGTGGCCGCGGCCTCGACCGCCAAGCAGATCGAGGGCACGCCGCTGGGCGAGCGGTTCGACCTGGTTGGTTTCGATCCGCGTGGGGTGGGGGCGAGCAAGCCGCAGGTGGACTGCCTTACCGATGCCGAGCGGGATGCCGACCGGGCCGATGACGGGGAGACCGACGGCTCCCCGCAGGGGGTGGCCGAGCAGGAGGCCGAGGCCAAGGCTTTCGCGCGGAAATGCGCGCAGCGCACCGAGTACGGCGCCGAGATGCTGGCCAACCTGGGCACCCGCGACGTAGTCAAGGACATGGACGTGCTGCGCTCCGCGCTCGGGGACGAGAAGCTCTCCTACGTCGGCTACTCCTATGGCACCCGGATCGGCTACACCTACGCCGAGGCCTTCCCCGGCAACGTCCGCGCGCTGGTGCTGGACGGTGCCCTCGACCCCGAGCAGGACCTGGTGGAGTCCCTGGTCGCGCAGGGCGAGGGCTTCGGGGTCGCCTTCGGCGAGTTCGCGCGCTGGTGCGCGGGGCGGCAGGACTGTGCCCTCGGGTCGGATCCGGCCGGGGCCACCGGGGCGTACCAGGACCTGGTGCGCCCGTTGATCGACAACCCGGTGCAGCTGGCGGACGGTCGCAGGCTCTCCTACGAGGACGCGACCACCGGCACCATCCAGGCGCTGTACTCCGAGCAGTTCTGGGAGAAGCTGAACACCGGGCTGAACCAGCTGAAACAGCACCAGGGCAGCATGCTGATGGCCCTTGCCGACCTCTACAACGAGCGGGGCAGGGACGGGCAGTACGCCAGCACGCAGGACGCGTTCACCGCTATCCGGTGCGTGGACGACCCCCGGGTCACCGACAAGCAGGAGATCCTCGAGGCGCAGCGCCGCTACGAGGAGGTCGCGCCGTTCCTCGACGATGGCAGGCCGGATGGGGCGGCGTTGGATGCGTGTGCGTTCTGGCCGGTGCCGAACACCTCGGAGCCGGGGTTGCCGCAGGTGGAGGGGGTGCCGGCGCCGTTGGTGATTTCCACGACGAATGACCCGGCCACGCCGTACGCGGCGGGGGTGAACCTTGCGAAGGCGATGGATGGGGCGTTGCTGACCTTCGAGGGGACCCGGCACACGGTGTTCCTGCGGGGTAATGAGTGTGTGGACGAGGCGGGTACGGCGTACCTGATCGACGGCACGCTGCCAGCGGAAGGCACCCGCTGCACCGCGGCGAACTGAATGTAGTGGCACGATCACGCGGGTGCTCACGTCGAAGAGTCGTACCGCCCGCCCTGCGGTGGTCGTGCTGGCCTGCGTTCTCGCGGCCTGCTCGCCCTCGTCCCCCGCGCCGGGGGACACCTCAGCGCCGCCGACCACGGCCGAGTCGGTGGCCGCGAGCACGCGGGCCGAGCCGGAGCAGACGGTGGACAGCTACTACGAGCAGAGCCTCGAGTGGGGTCCCTGCGCACCCTTCGCGACCACGGCGGACAGCACGGCCGCCTTCCGGATCGAGGGGGTGCAATGCGCGCGGCTGCGGGTACCGCTGGACTACGCCGAGCCCGGCGGGCCGGAGATCACCCTCGGCCTGCTCCGGTACCGGGCAGGGAACCCGGACGAGCGGATCGGCTCGCTGGTGCTCAACCCGGGCGGCCCTGGGATCTCCGGCATGGTGGCCGCGGCACGTATCGGCGTGCAGGTCCGCAAGGGCGCCCTGGCGCAGCGGTTCGACCTGGTTGGTTTCGATCCGCGTGGGGTGGGGGCGAGCAAGCCGCAGGTGGACTGCCTTACCGATGCCGAGCGGGATGCCGACCGGGCCGATGACGGGGAGACCGACGGCTCCCCGCAGGGGGTGGCCGAGCAGGAGGCGGAGGCGCGGGACTTCATCGCGGGCTGCGTGCGGCACACCGAACACGGGGAACGGATGCTGGCCCATCTCGGCACCCGCGAGGTGGCCAAGGACCTGGACATCCTGCGCGCCGCCCTCGGCGACGTGCAGCTGTCCTACCTCGGTTACTCCTATGGCACCCGGATCGGCTACACCTATGCCGAGGCCTTTCCCGCCAGGGTCAGGGCGATGGTGCTGGACGGGGCGGTCGACCCGGAGCAGGATGCGCTGGAGAGCACGCTTGCCCAGATGGAAGGGTTCGGGACCGCCTTCGGCGAGTTCACGGACTGGTGTGCGCGGCGGCAGGACTGCGCCCTCGGGCCGGATCCGGCCGGGGCCACCGCGGCCTACCAGGACCTGGTCCGGCCGTTGATCGACAACCCGGTGCCCGCTGGGGAGCGGCCACTGTCCTACGAGGACGCGACCACCGGCACCATCCAGGCGCTGTACTCCGAGCAGTTCTGGGAGAAGCTGAACACCGGGCTGGCCGAGTTACGGCAGGGCAGTGGCAAGACTCTGATGGAGCTGGCCGACCAGTACCACCAGCGGGACGAGAACGGGAAGTACGCCAGCACGCAGGACGCGTTCACCGCGATCAACTGCGTGGACCACCCGAAGATCACCGACAGGGCCGAGATCCTGGCCGCGCAGCGGGAGATGGCGAGACTCGCGCCGTTCCTCGACGATGGCAGGCCGGATGGGGCGGCGTTGGATGCGTGTGCGTTCTGGCCGGTGCCGAACACCTCGGAGCCGGGTCTGCCGCAGGTGGAGGGGGTGCCGGCGCCGTTGGTGATCTCCACGACGAATGACCCGGCCACGCCGTACGCCGCCGGGGAGCGTCTCGCCGAGGCGATGGGCGGGGCGTTGCTGACCTTCGAGGGGACCCGGCACACGGTGTTCCTGCGGGGTAATGAGTGTGTGGACGAGGCGGGTACGGCGTACCTGATCGACGGCACGCTGCCAGCGGAAGGCACCCGCTGCGCGCCCTGAGTCAGGAGGTGACGGGGGTGTTGTGCCCGGTGAGGCTGAGTTCCAGCATCACCGCGCCCTCGTTCGGCTTGCGTGGCGGAATCTGCATCCACACCCGGACCAGATCGCGGGGCTGTGCGGTGGTGACCCAGAACTTCACGTCCACATCGGACTGAATGCCCGGCACCAGCGCGGAGATCACCTCCCGGCGCACCGCGCCCGCCACCCGGAACGCCTCGACCTCGTCGAGTTCCTCCTTGCCCTCGGTCTCCAGCTCCGTCGCGGAGGTCAGCAACCGCCTGATCCCCGTTTCCGGAGCCAGCACGCTGGCCGGGGCATACCGGGTCGGCACCGGCCGCTCGTGCCGGGTGCCCTCCTTGTCGGTCAGGTACAGCGTGTCGCCCTGGAGCAGGAACTCGTACTCGGTGCGCTCCAGCTCGTCCTGCACGTCGGCGGTGCCGCTTGCCCAGCCGAACTCACCGCCCGCGACCGAGGCCGCGCCCTCCATACTGCGGATGTTCAGCCCGGGAACCGTGCCGCTCAGGCCGAGGGAGAAGCGCACCGAACGCAGCTCGGCCAGCCGGTCCGCCGCCGCGGACACCAGGCCCTTCGGCTCCGGTAGCGGTCCGGTGGTGTCCGGCGAGGAGGTGCACCCGGCGAGCAGCCCGAGCGCGAGCGCGATCACCAACGCGGTCCGGCGGCAGAGCATGCTCCCTACGTTAGCTTGACCGCTGGTGCGAACTCGCGAAGGTGCGCCGGTACGCCAGCGGGGCGACCCC
The sequence above is drawn from the Amycolatopsis aidingensis genome and encodes:
- the secA2 gene encoding accessory Sec system translocase SecA2: MSRVGKRLRRIIQRPASVELTRYEALLPAVEKREAELEKLSDAELTAAAGELRTTEPPERVTFSEDELVTLCALGREAARRALDERAFDVQLLGTMGLLTGHVVQMATGEGKTLAGALAAAGYALRGKRVHIISVNDYLARRDAEWMRPVYDLLGVSVGWVEPALSREERRTAYAAEICYGAVSEIGFDVLRDRLVTREEDLVQPEPEVAIIDEADSVLVDEARVPLVMAGSVDAGVADEEVANIVRRLRLGLHYETDADGRNAWLTAAGSSVVEKALGGIDLYGEEPGSGSDRLASINAALHAHALLTRDVDYLVRDGKVQLINASRGRVAELQRWPDGLQAAVEAKEQIPPSERGEILDSITVQALLARYPQVAGMTGTAVAVAEQLREFYRLEVAVIPPNMPNIREDAADRIFASPSHKLRAIVEEIREVHETGRPILVGTQDVAESEELAEKLAKAELPCVVLNARNDAEEAAIIAEAGKHSAITVSTQMAGRGTDIRLGGASATVGSAERERVAELGGLHVIGTARYPSSRLDDQLRGRAGRQGDPGSSVFFASLNDDLVLGYAPDVPGGIESDEETGEITAATAYRHIQHAQRVAEGVDLEIHRNTWRYTRLIERQRGELLAYRDKLLRTPLATETMEKAAPERYAELAEQLAADTLVQACREIMLYHLDQLWADHLAFLTDVRESIHLRALARETPIDEFHRAAVPQFRKLLPEAEERSVQTLAEAEITEDGVDLAASGVRRPTSTWTYLVHDNPFDSDAEQALKKVRSMLRKKRS
- a CDS encoding alpha/beta hydrolase, with amino-acid sequence MPARERYLLPASCLAAIGLLISSLTACSGDQGEPQGTVTETNGPAGPVPSGLERFYAQPLTWESCSSYATSANAEQTFGGTGLRCARLTVPLDYADPGGETVTIGLLRRQASDPDERIGSLVLNPGGPGASGMVAAASTAKQIEGTPLGERFDLVGFDPRGVGASKPQVDCLTDAERDADRADDGETDGSPQGVAEQEAEAKAFARKCAQRTEYGAEMLANLGTRDVVKDMDVLRSALGDEKLSYVGYSYGTRIGYTYAEAFPGNVRALVLDGALDPEQDLVESLVAQGEGFGVAFGEFARWCAGRQDCALGSDPAGATGAYQDLVRPLIDNPVQLADGRRLSYEDATTGTIQALYSEQFWEKLNTGLNQLKQHQGSMLMALADLYNERGRDGQYASTQDAFTAIRCVDDPRVTDKQEILEAQRRYEEVAPFLDDGRPDGAALDACAFWPVPNTSEPGLPQVEGVPAPLVISTTNDPATPYAAGVNLAKAMDGALLTFEGTRHTVFLRGNECVDEAGTAYLIDGTLPAEGTRCTAAN
- a CDS encoding LppX_LprAFG lipoprotein, with amino-acid sequence MLCRRTALVIALALGLLAGCTSSPDTTGPLPEPKGLVSAAADRLAELRSVRFSLGLSGTVPGLNIRSMEGAASVAGGEFGWASGTADVQDELERTEYEFLLQGDTLYLTDKEGTRHERPVPTRYAPASVLAPETGIRRLLTSATELETEGKEELDEVEAFRVAGAVRREVISALVPGIQSDVDVKFWVTTAQPRDLVRVWMQIPPRKPNEGAVMLELSLTGHNTPVTS
- a CDS encoding alpha/beta hydrolase; amino-acid sequence: MLTSKSRTARPAVVVLACVLAACSPSSPAPGDTSAPPTTAESVAASTRAEPEQTVDSYYEQSLEWGPCAPFATTADSTAAFRIEGVQCARLRVPLDYAEPGGPEITLGLLRYRAGNPDERIGSLVLNPGGPGISGMVAAARIGVQVRKGALAQRFDLVGFDPRGVGASKPQVDCLTDAERDADRADDGETDGSPQGVAEQEAEARDFIAGCVRHTEHGERMLAHLGTREVAKDLDILRAALGDVQLSYLGYSYGTRIGYTYAEAFPARVRAMVLDGAVDPEQDALESTLAQMEGFGTAFGEFTDWCARRQDCALGPDPAGATAAYQDLVRPLIDNPVPAGERPLSYEDATTGTIQALYSEQFWEKLNTGLAELRQGSGKTLMELADQYHQRDENGKYASTQDAFTAINCVDHPKITDRAEILAAQREMARLAPFLDDGRPDGAALDACAFWPVPNTSEPGLPQVEGVPAPLVISTTNDPATPYAAGERLAEAMGGALLTFEGTRHTVFLRGNECVDEAGTAYLIDGTLPAEGTRCAP